GCATCGTCATGGTGCAACGTTCGGTCCGCTTCTTCAGATCGAGGTCGAACGTAGCTAGGTGGGTGTTAATCGCCAGATTACCGCGACGGGCTCCCCAGCGTTCTTCGGTAATGGGCTCTCCCTCGAGCGGAGCCAGATGCAGCCCGAGAACATAAATGCCGCCACGTTTCAGCGACTCGGCCATGCATTGCAGATGAGCCAGCGCGTCGGCTTCGCTCAAGAGATGCCGAAAGCTGTTGATCGTATTGAACGCGGCATCGAACTTCTTTTTAACCGTGAAATCGGCCATGTTGCCGACCCATGCGGTTTCGGGAAGACGGTAGTTCTTCAGTCGACGATTGCAGTAGTCCACGGCGTGGGGATTGAGATCGAGCCCCCACGAATCGAGCCCCGCTCGGGCAAAACGGAACAACAGCCGAC
This window of the Pirellula staleyi DSM 6068 genome carries:
- a CDS encoding class I SAM-dependent methyltransferase; the encoded protein is MTNDKPRNLYDYPRYYDLVFGSDWKPEFHFLHQAFAKYVRGEVKRVFEPACGTGRLLFRFARAGLDSWGLDLNPHAVDYCNRRLKNYRLPETAWVGNMADFTVKKKFDAAFNTINSFRHLLSEADALAHLQCMAESLKRGGIYVLGLHLAPLEGEPITEERWGARRGNLAINTHLATFDLDLKKRTERCTMTMLVYTPTQQFQIVDELVFRTYTAAQMRKLITAVPEFEIADVYDFSYRIKRPITIGPDTQDVVLILRKK